AGGTTTGGATTTTCCAAACATTACACTAGTCGGTGTTTTGTCTGCAGATACTATGCTGCATTTACCGGATTTTCGCTCATCAGAAAAAACATTTCAATTACTAACACAGGTTAGCGGCAGAGCAGGTCGTCATCAGCTGCCTGGTGAAGTCATTATTCAAACCTACTCACCTGAGCATTACAGCATTATCTTAGCGGGTACACAAGATTACAATCTTTTTTATCAGCAGGAAATGATGGTTCGGAAAATGCATCATTATCCGCCGTTTTATTATTTATCGATTATAACAGTCACACACGAACAGCTTTTGGCAGCTGTATCGGCAACAGAGAAAATTGCTGGATACGTCCGCTCTCAGCTTTCAAATCAGGCTGTTGTTCTGGGCCCGGCAGCATCGCCGATCCCAAGGATTAATAATAGATATCGCTATCAATGTCTGATAAAATACAAGCGGGAACCGAACCTGACCAAAACATTGAAAACCATTCTTGATCAGCACCAAAGGGAATCAAAAGACGGATTGCTTGTTTCAATAGACGTCAACCCGTTTATCCTTATGTAATATAGGAGAAAATAAAGTATAAAAAGGGTATTTTGGAGTGCATTGTTGAATATTCCGTTAGATGATAGGAGCGGAAAACAACTGCCAAATTAAACAGTCCCATTAAATAGAAAATTTTTTGAAACATCTTTTAAGATGCTTATTGGAGGAAACAAATTGGCCATTAGAAAAATAGTCTGCTACCCGGCTGAAATACTAGAGCAAAAATGCCAAGAGGTAGTGAAATTTGATAAAAAACTTGCAAGAATACTTGATGATATGTATGATACGATGATTGAATTTGATGGGGTTGGTCTTGCCGCACCGCAAATCGGCTTAGATGCAAGAATTGCTATTGTCGATATTGATGACGAGACAGGAACTATCGAAATGATTAATCCTAAGATTTTAAAACAAGAGGGCGAACAATCTGGTCCTGAAGGCTGTTTAAGTTTTCCGGGATTATTTGGAGAAGTAACAAGACCGGATTTTGTCCAAGTAGAAGCCTTTGATCGTAAAGGCAGAAAGTATACATTAGAAGCTGAAGGGTTTTTGGCAAGAGCAATCCAACATGAGATTGACCATCTTGATGGAATCCTATTTACATCAAAAGTTTCGAGATATCTAGAGGAAGATGAGTTAAAAGGAGAAGAAGTTGAATGACGAAAATCGTTTTTATGGGAACACCCGATTTTTCTGTTCCAGTCTTGAGGCGAATTATCACGGATGGTTATGAGGTTATCGGTGTTGTGACCCAGCCGGATCGGCCTGTAGGAAGAAAAAAAGTGTTAACTCCTCCTCCTGTAAAGGTTGAAGCATTAAAACATGGGATTCCTGTGTTTCAGCCTGAAAAAATCCGTCAGCAAGAAGAACTGAATAAGATTCTTGCATTAAAGCCTGATTTAGTCGTAACTGCTGCTTTTGGTCAGATTTTACCAAAGGAACTGCTAGACGCCCCTAAGTATGGCTGTATAAATGTCCATGCCTCGTTATTACCAGAGCTTCGCGGCGGTGCTCCGATTCATTATGCGATTATCCAAGGGAAAAAGAAAACGGGCATTACGATTATGTATATGGCGGAGAAGCTGGATGCTGGGGATATTTTGACCGTAAAAGAAGTCCCGATCACTGAGGAAGATCATGTAGGCACTCTCCATGATAAGCTTAGTACGGCAGGAGCGGAGCTGTTGTCGGAAACTTTGCCGTTGTTATTGGAAGGAAAACTAACCCCAATGCCACAAAATGATGCCGAAGCAACTCTCGCACCTAATATTAAAAGAGAGCAGGAAAAAATTGATTGGGCTCATACCGGAGAAGAAATCTATAATCAGGTTCGAGGCATGAATCCATGGCCTGTTGCCTTTACCACTATGGACGGCCAAGTTTTAAAAATTTGGAAAGCAATGAAGGTAAAAGGATTAATGGGCGAGGCAGGGACCATTTTAAAAATGGAAGAGGACGGATTTGTTGTTGGCAGCGGCGATGATACTGCCATTAAAGTAATCGAGCTCCAGCCTTCAGGAAAAACCAAAATGTCCTGTGAGCAATTTTTAAGGGGAGCAGGATCGAAACTTACTTTAGGAATGAAATTAGGAGTATAATATGAAGTCTGCAATGAAAAAAAATGCCAGAGAAACGGCTATGGATCTTCTGACTGCGATTGAAAAAAATCAGTCGTATAGTAACTTGCTGCTTAACCATGCCATCAAGCAAAATCAACTTGCATCAAAAGATATAGGGCTCCTTACTGAGTTAACATATGGCACACTTCAAAGAAGAAATATTCTTGATTTTTATTTAAAGACTTTTGTTAAAAACAGCAAGAAAATAGAAAATTGGGTTATGCAATTGCTACGGCTGACACTTTATCAAATGGTTTACCTTGATAAAATTCCAGAAAGAGCTGCTATACATGAAGCTGTTGAAATAGCCAAAAAACGAGGTCATAAAGGTATTTCCGGTTTTGTTAATGGTGTGTTAAGATCTATCCAGCGTGAAGGGCTGCCAACATTAGATACCATAACGGATCCGGTAGAAAGGTTGGCCCTGGAAACAAGTCATCCGGTATGGCTTGTTTCCAGGTGGATCGAACAATTTGGGTTCGAAAAAACTAAATCAATGTGTGAAATTAATTTAACAGCACCATTACAAACGGCACGTGTAAATACAGCGAAAATTTCACGTGAGCAATGTTTCCTTCTTCTTGAAGAGGAAGGCTTTCAAATAGAAAAAAGCCCTGTCATACCAGAGGCCATTCGTGCAATTAAAGGAAATTTAGCTTCAGCTAAAGCGTTTGAAAATGGTTTGTTGACGATTCAGGATGAAAGCTCAATGCTCGTTTCCTATGCTCTTGGGCTAAGTGGAAATGAAAAAGTCTTAGATGCTTGCGCAGCCCCTGGTGGTAAAAGCACTCACATTGCGGAAAAACTGAATGCAGGTGGCCAGGTCATTTCCCTCGATCTTCATGAACATAAAG
Above is a genomic segment from Neobacillus endophyticus containing:
- the def gene encoding peptide deformylase; the protein is MAIRKIVCYPAEILEQKCQEVVKFDKKLARILDDMYDTMIEFDGVGLAAPQIGLDARIAIVDIDDETGTIEMINPKILKQEGEQSGPEGCLSFPGLFGEVTRPDFVQVEAFDRKGRKYTLEAEGFLARAIQHEIDHLDGILFTSKVSRYLEEDELKGEEVE
- the fmt gene encoding methionyl-tRNA formyltransferase; amino-acid sequence: MTKIVFMGTPDFSVPVLRRIITDGYEVIGVVTQPDRPVGRKKVLTPPPVKVEALKHGIPVFQPEKIRQQEELNKILALKPDLVVTAAFGQILPKELLDAPKYGCINVHASLLPELRGGAPIHYAIIQGKKKTGITIMYMAEKLDAGDILTVKEVPITEEDHVGTLHDKLSTAGAELLSETLPLLLEGKLTPMPQNDAEATLAPNIKREQEKIDWAHTGEEIYNQVRGMNPWPVAFTTMDGQVLKIWKAMKVKGLMGEAGTILKMEEDGFVVGSGDDTAIKVIELQPSGKTKMSCEQFLRGAGSKLTLGMKLGV
- the rsmB gene encoding 16S rRNA (cytosine(967)-C(5))-methyltransferase RsmB, giving the protein MKSAMKKNARETAMDLLTAIEKNQSYSNLLLNHAIKQNQLASKDIGLLTELTYGTLQRRNILDFYLKTFVKNSKKIENWVMQLLRLTLYQMVYLDKIPERAAIHEAVEIAKKRGHKGISGFVNGVLRSIQREGLPTLDTITDPVERLALETSHPVWLVSRWIEQFGFEKTKSMCEINLTAPLQTARVNTAKISREQCFLLLEEEGFQIEKSPVIPEAIRAIKGNLASAKAFENGLLTIQDESSMLVSYALGLSGNEKVLDACAAPGGKSTHIAEKLNAGGQVISLDLHEHKVKLIQDNASRLGLHNIETFVLDSRKAREQFKVESFDKVLLDAPCSGLGVMRRKPDMKYTKQEKDITQLSKIQQELLASVAPLIKKGGTLVYSTCTIDKEENENTVKTFLQLHPKFEGDLSFKSRMPGAVQSLITSYDLQIFPQDFGSDGFYIAVLRKKV